Proteins encoded in a region of the Vicia villosa cultivar HV-30 ecotype Madison, WI linkage group LG5, Vvil1.0, whole genome shotgun sequence genome:
- the LOC131605752 gene encoding uncharacterized protein LOC131605752, translated as MHARKSTGGSVPETFSVQGREGSAYVHNAIAGIVTRILKEGHKVDGISVPLAQMSASENSKDDQDGQDDASKDQGDVETSVDNTDEKNPGAKEVETSEAINVETSGTKDAEVLEPEKAEEVPVAASKETPNEGPTVHDVVNLDDLDDSIDIADDELISSISHRVKTRKGKQACDQDFSKPQVTPQKKVTIKKVKKVLAEPSTTGSKATVKKRKERSVSVPEDDVLSDVPDIPSKKKIAVTKSSTKEFIVNLSQDCGDGTTNDFHKVYVRRKCIDFSPAVINLYLGRDAEAQPELEVTNNEVCKVITGGKVKKWPIKSKLSASSLNVRYALLHKIGAANWVPTNHTSTIAVGLGRFIYAVGTKTKFDYGTYIFDQTMRHVGTSATKLPIAFPSLICGIILKQHPGILKSKDSVCKRESALSFHYKLLQRSDDKTSAGTSQPSKSVNKALLIAELKETCQELDNRKLKLENLIHSLEQSTDDDLAGEKGGDNMDEDKEAEEEAEEEAEGAESGSSDAAEWTSSSSNDNPGGSSDEDSDGSDD; from the exons atgcatgcaagaaaatcaactgggGGATCTGTTCCTGAAACCTTTTCTGTTCAAGGTAGAGAGGGTTCTGCTTATGTTCACAATGCGATCGCAGGTATTGTCACAAGAATCTTGAAGGAAGGGCACAAGGTTGATGGGATATCTGTTCCTCTAGCCCAGATGTCTGCCTCTGAGAACAGCAAAGATGATCAAGATGGTCAAGATGATGCTAGCAAAGATCAGGGTGATGTTGAGACATCGGTTGATAACACTGATGAGAAGAACCCAGGTGCCAAAGAAGTTGAGACATCTGAAGCTATTAATGTTGAAACATCTGGTACTAAAGATGCTGAAGTTCTTGAGCCTGAGAAAGCTGAAGAGGTTCCTGTTGCTGCTTCTAAAGAAACCCCTAATGAAGGTCCTACTGTGCATGATGTTGTGAATTTGGATGATCTGGATGATTCTATTGACATTGCTGATGATGAACTCATCTCTAGCATCTCTCATAGAGTCAAGACTCGTAAGGGCAAACAGGCTTGTGATCAAGATTTCTCCAAACCTCAGGTTACTCCTCAAAAGAAGGTCACTATAAAGAAGGTCAAGAAGGTCCTTGCTGAACCTTCAACCACAGGGAGCAAGGCTactgtgaagaagaggaaggaaaggaGTGTTTCTGTCCCAGAAGATGATGTcttaagtgatgtccctgacatcccatccaagaagaagattgctgtcaCAAAGTCCTCCACAAAG GAATTTATTGTGAATTTGTCTCAAGATTGTGGTGATGGAACAACTAATGATTTTCATAAGGTGTATGTTAGAAGAAAGTGCATAGATTTTTCCCCTGCTGTTATCAACCTATATCTAGGTAGAGATGCtgaggctcaacctgagcttgaagtgactAATAATGAGGTTTGCAAGGTAATCACTGGTGGTAAGGTTAAGAAGTGGCCCATAAAGAGCAAACTGTCTGCTAGTTCTCTTAATGTCAGGTATGCATTGCTGCACAAAATTGGTGCTGCTAACTGGGTGCCTACCAATCACACTTCCACCATTGCTGTTGGCCTAGGAAGATTCATATATGCTGTGGGAACCAAGACAAAATTTGACTATGGGACCTACATATTTGATCAAACTATGAGGCATGTTGGTACCTCTGCTACCAAGCTTCCCATTGCTTTCCCATCTCTGATATGTGGAATAATCCTCAAGCAACACCCTGGAATTCTGAAAAGTAAAGATTCTGTATGTAAGAGGGAGAGTGCTTTGTCTTTTCACTACAAGCTACTGCAGAGGTCTGATGACAagacatctgctgggacatcacaACCCAGCAAATCTGTGAACAAAGCTCTTCTTATTGCTGAGCTAAAAGAGACTTGTCAAGAGTTGGACAACAGGAAGCTGAAACTTGAAAATCTCATCCACAGTCTTGAGCAGTCTACAGATGATGATCTTGCTGGTGAAAAGGGTGGTGACAATATGGATGAAGACAAAGAGGCTGAGGAAGAAGCTGAGGAAGAGGCTGAGGGTGCTGAGAGTGGGAGTAGTGATGCCGCTGAATGGACTAGTAGCTCAAGTAATGACAATCCTGGTGGCTCTAGTGATGAAGACAGTGATGGGTCTGATGATTAG